TTAACATACTTTTTCTATTGATTCTAATACTGGTTTTTTTAGGCTGGTTTGTTGACATAGGAAATACTGATATAAGAGAATTCTTTAGAAGATTATTATAAAAAATTATAATTACCCCAAAAAATAAAATTTCATATTTTGTTTCCCCCCGCACCACATCAGTGGTGCTTTTCTTTTCCGAATAAATGGGATTAGAAATTCAAACTCCCGAACAAATATGTTATAATAGTCCTGTATAATTCGTGAAAAGTTGTTAGTTTTTGCGAAAATGTTTGGTTTTGGGCATATGCCCCTGTGATTGTTTTATATTGAGGTATCTTGCATTATGAAACTTTTGGTTGTTGGTTCTGGTGGTCGTGAGCATGCGATTGCCAAGAAGTTGTTGGCATCTCGGGATGTTGAGCAGGTCTTTGTTGCTCCCGGCAATGATGGCATGACTCTGGATGGTTTGGATTTGGTGAATATCGGAATTTCCGAACATTCCAAGTTGATTGACTTTGCCAAAGCAAATGCTATTGCTTGGACCTTTATTGGTCCTGATGATGCACTAGCAGCTGGTATCGTTGATGATTTTAACCAAGCTGGGCTTGAGGCGTTTGGTCCAACTAAGTTAGCAGCAGAGCTGGAGTGGTCTAAGGATTTTGCTAAGGAAATCATGGTCAAATACGGCGTTCCGACAGCAGCCTATGGCACATTTTCCGACTTCGAGAAAGCTAAAGCCTACATCGAAAAGCAGGGCGCTCCAATCGTGGTCAAGGCGGATGGCTTGGCATTGGGTAAGGGAGTAGTCGTGGCTGAAACCGTGGAGCAGGCGGTCGAGGCGGTGCATGAAATGCTGCTGGACAATAAGTTCGGCGACTCGGGTGCGCGCGTGGTTATTGAGGAGTTCCTTGATGGCGAAGAATTCTCTCTCTTTGCCTTTGTCAATGGGGACAAGTTTTACATTATGCCTGCGGCGCAGGATCACAAGCGTGCCTATGATGGTGACAAGGGACCAAACACAGGCGGTATGGGGGCCTACGCTCCTGTTCCTCACCTGGCGAAAAGCGTGATTGACCAGTCGGTTGATACCATTGTCAAGCCAGTGCTTGAGGGTATGATTGCTGAGGGCCGCCCTTATCTTGGCGTGCTCTACGCGGGGCTTATCTTGACTAAGGACGGTCCTAAGGTTATCGAGTTCAACTCTCGCTTTGGCGATCCCGAGACCCAAGTTATCTTGCCGCGCCTGACTTCTGACTTTGCACAGAATATCACGGACATTTTGGCTGGCAGGAACCCTGACATCACTTGGCTGGATTCGGGCGTGACCCTAGGCGTGGTGGTTGCTTCAAATGGCTATCCGCTCGCCTACGAAAAAGGGGTGCTTCTGCCAGAAAAGACCGGTGGCGACATAATCACCTATTATGCAGGGGCTAAGTTTGATGGCAATAGCCAGCTGCTCTTGTCAAACGGCGGCCGCGTCTACATGCTGGTTACTACAGCCGACAGCGTCAAGGCTGTGCAGGACAAAATTTACACCCAGTTGAATAAACAAAACACAACAGGCCTCTTTTATCGTACGGACATCGGAAGCAAGGCTTTGTAAATCAAATGTATTAAACTTTGAGCCGTGAGGCTTGAATATAGAATTCTGGTGTTTGAAAAATGAAAAACAGACTGCTATTTTTAGAAGGTTCTAGCTTAACTTCAAGAGAGACTCTAACAGTATTGCTAAAAGAAGGCTACAAAGTTGATGTCCTGTCTCCTGATAAGTTTTCTATTGCAACATTCAGTCGACTCACTCATAGAATTCCGACAGTTGATGTAAATCGTTTTCCTTTAGATTACTTGAAACAAGTTAATCAGTTGCTTCATCAAAAAAATTATGCAGCTATTTTGCCGACACATGAGGAAGGCTGGTTATTGGCAAATGGGGAAAAATTTTTACCAACTCGTTTGCCAGTAGCGCTTGCTGATAAGGAACAAATTGAAAAGCTGGCTGGGAAGATTGCGTTTGCTGAAATTTCGGATCAGTTAAATCTGCCAATTCCTAAATGGGAGCGTGTGGAAAATTTAGAATCTGTTTCTCTTTCTTATCCTTATTGGCTAAAGGCAGACTATGGTACTGCCGGTCGTTCAGTTTATAAAATCACAAGTAAGGAAGATTTGGCGGAAGCTGCGAGCAGATTAACAGCGAGTGA
This region of Streptococcus mutans genomic DNA includes:
- the purD gene encoding phosphoribosylamine--glycine ligase, which codes for MKLLVVGSGGREHAIAKKLLASRDVEQVFVAPGNDGMTLDGLDLVNIGISEHSKLIDFAKANAIAWTFIGPDDALAAGIVDDFNQAGLEAFGPTKLAAELEWSKDFAKEIMVKYGVPTAAYGTFSDFEKAKAYIEKQGAPIVVKADGLALGKGVVVAETVEQAVEAVHEMLLDNKFGDSGARVVIEEFLDGEEFSLFAFVNGDKFYIMPAAQDHKRAYDGDKGPNTGGMGAYAPVPHLAKSVIDQSVDTIVKPVLEGMIAEGRPYLGVLYAGLILTKDGPKVIEFNSRFGDPETQVILPRLTSDFAQNITDILAGRNPDITWLDSGVTLGVVVASNGYPLAYEKGVLLPEKTGGDIITYYAGAKFDGNSQLLLSNGGRVYMLVTTADSVKAVQDKIYTQLNKQNTTGLFYRTDIGSKAL